Below is a window of Streptomyces qaidamensis DNA.
CGACGATGCGGCCGCCGGTGGGCAGGTCGGGGCCCGGGACGTGCTTCATCAGGGCGTCGAGATCGGCGTTCGGGTACCTGATCAGGTGGCGGGCGGCCGCGATGACCTCGCGCAGGTTGTGCGGCGCCATGTTCGTCGCCATGCCGACCGCGATGCCCGAGGCGCCGTTGACCAGGAGGTTCGGGAAGGCGGCGGGCAGGGCCACCGGTTCCTGTTCCTGGCCGTCGTAGTTGGGGTTGAAGTCGACGGTGTCCTCGTCGATCGACTCCGTCATCAGGCTCGTCGCCTCGGCCATCCGGCACTCGGTGTACCGCATGGCGGCCGGCGGGTCGTCGTTGCCCAGCGAGCCGAAGTTGCCGTGGCCGTCGACCAGGGGAACCCGCATCGAGAAGGGCTGGGCCATGCGCACGAGGGCGTCGTAGATCGACGCGTCGCCGTGCGGGTGCAGCTTGCCCATCACCTCGCCGACGACACGGGCGCACTTGACGTACCCGCGCTCGGGGCGCAGGCCCATCTCGTTCATCTGGTAGACGATGCGGCGGTGCACGGGCTTGAGTCCGTCGCGTGCGTCGGGCAGGGCGCGGGAGTAGATGACCGAGTACGCGTACTCGAGGAAGGAGCCCTGCATCTCGTCGACGACGTCGATGTCGAGGATCCGCTCCTCGTACGAGTCGTCGGGCGGCGTCTTCGTGCTGCGGCGGGCCATCGCTGCCGGCTCCTCCTGTTACTGGTCGCTCGCCTACGGGGCGTTCCTGCCGGTGAGGAGACGTCGACCGTGCCCGGCCCTTCGGGCCCTGCGCGCGCTCGCCCACTCGTCACCGACCGCCCCTGCGGCTCGCTCATGTTGCTGCGATCCGGATCTGACGCCGACCATTGTGGACCGCCGCACTGACAACCGGGACCAGGGCCCGGTCTCCGACGCCTGCCGGGCCGTCCGACAGCCCGTCGGGAACGGTCGTCCGTGCTCGCTCTCGGCGTATGCCGCCCGGGAACTTCACCAGGGCTTCGCACGCTTGCATACAGTGGCAGGACCGGCAGGAATCCGCGGTTGTGAAGACCGCTCCGCGATCGAAGGGACGTACATGCCCATGGGTCACACGGCCACAGCCCAGGCAGGCTCCGGGGGCCTGACAGCGACCGAGCACCGCCTGGCCAACGGCCTGCGCGTGGTGCTCTCCGAGGACCACCTGACCCCGGTCGCGGCGGTGTGCCTCTGGTACGACGTCGGCTCGCGCCACGAAGTCAAGGGACGCACCGGCCTGGCTCACCTTTTCGAGCACCTGATGTTCCAGGGTTCCGCCCAGGTCAAGGGCAACGGCCACTTCGAGCTCGTCCAGGGCGCGGGCGGCTCGCTGAACGGCACGACCAGCTTCGAGCGGACCAACTATTTCGAGACCATGCCCGCCCACGAGCTGGAGCTCGCCCTCTGGCTGGAGGCCGACCGCATGGGCTCGCTGCTGACCGCGCTCGACGACGAGTCGATGGAGAACCAGCGGGACGTCGTCAAGAACGAGCGCCGCCAGCGCTACGACAACGTCCCCTACGGCACCGCTTTCGAGAAGCTGACCGCGCTCGCCTACCCGGAGGGCCACCCCTACCACCACACTCCGATCGGCTCCATGGCCGACCTGGACGCGGCGACCCTGGAGGACGCACGCGCGTTCTTCCGCACCTACTACGCGCCGAACAACGCCGTGCTCTCCGTGGTCGGCGACATCGACCCGGAGCAGACCCTCGCCTGGGTCGAGAAGTACTTCGGCTCCATCCCCGGTCACGACGGCAAGCCCGCTCCGCGCGACGGCTCGCTGCCGGAGACCATCGGAGAGCAGCTGCGCGAGGTCGTCGAGGAGGAGGTCCCGGCGCGCGCCCTGATGGCCGCCTACCGGCTGCCGCACGACGGCACGCGCGCGTGCGACGCGGCCGACCTGGCCCTCACCGTCCTCGGCGGCGGCGAGTCCTCCCGCCTCTACAACCGGCTGGTGCGGCGCGACCGTACGGCCGTGGCGGCCGGCTTCGGCCTGCTGCGGCTCGCCGGGGCTCCCTCCCTGGGGTGGCTGGACGTGAAGACGTCCGGTGACGTGGAGGTTCCG
It encodes the following:
- a CDS encoding M16 family metallopeptidase; translation: MGHTATAQAGSGGLTATEHRLANGLRVVLSEDHLTPVAAVCLWYDVGSRHEVKGRTGLAHLFEHLMFQGSAQVKGNGHFELVQGAGGSLNGTTSFERTNYFETMPAHELELALWLEADRMGSLLTALDDESMENQRDVVKNERRQRYDNVPYGTAFEKLTALAYPEGHPYHHTPIGSMADLDAATLEDARAFFRTYYAPNNAVLSVVGDIDPEQTLAWVEKYFGSIPGHDGKPAPRDGSLPETIGEQLREVVEEEVPARALMAAYRLPHDGTRACDAADLALTVLGGGESSRLYNRLVRRDRTAVAAGFGLLRLAGAPSLGWLDVKTSGDVEVPVIETAIDEELARFAEEGPTAEEMERAQAQLEREWLDRLGTVAGRADELCRYAVLFGDPQLALTAVQRVLEITAEEVQEVAKARLRPDNRAVLVYEPVTDEDTTEDTAAAAGDENEEAAK